The Microcoleus sp. bin38.metabat.b11b12b14.051 genomic sequence ATAACGAACAGCAAGGAGAAAAAATAGGAAATAGAGACATTAATCGTTCAATAGAAGACTTATTACAAACAGTTCGTAATAAAATTTTCAAAGTCAAAGAAATAGGAGAAGAAATTTACGATTTTGCTACCAGTGATATTACTGCTGCGTGTAATCAAGGCGCACTTCTACTTACGGGTGAAGCTGGAACAGGTAAAACTCATCTCTTCTGTGATATAGCTAAACGTCGTCTAGATAACTCACTTCCGACCATAATTTTATTGGGTCAGCACTTTTGTCAAGGCGACCCTTGGATTCATATAATGCAGAGATTGCACCTTTCTTGTCACAATCGTGACGAGTTTTTAGGCGCATTAGATGCTGCTGCACAAGCTTGTGGTAGTCATGCAATGATTTTGATTGATGCTCTTAATGAGAGTGATGATAAAGGTCTATGGAAAAAGGAGCTAGCAGGTATATTAGCTGTTTTGCATAATAACTATCCACGCATTACTATTGCAGTAAGCTGTCGTACTTCATACGAGAAAGCAACAATACCAGAAAACCTAGTTTCAGAAGAAAAGTTAGTCAAAGTTGAACATCATGGATTTGCCAACCATGAATATATTGCTACGAAAACCTTTTTCAATCATTATGGTATTGAACAGCCTAACGTTCCTTTGTTAGTTCCAGAGTTTTCTAATCCACTTTTTTTGAAAACACTTTGTAAAGGAATTAAAAATCGTCATTTAACACGAATACCTAAAGGAATTAAAGGAATTAGTGCTGTTTTAAATCTATTTATAGATTCAATCAACGAGGTTTTATGTGAACGAATCGATTATGATGATAAAACCAATTTAGTAAGACAATCAGTAGAAGCTTTAGCCCGTCGGATGGCAGAAAAGGAACAGCCTTGGATAGATAGAGAAGAAGCCAAAAATATTGTTAATTCTGTCTTGCCTCATAATAATTTTTCACAGAGCTTATTTTATAATCTGCGTGCTGAGGGATTACTTTCAGAAGATTTAATTTATCGTCCCTCAGAAAACGAATATGAAGAACAAAATCAAAGGGTTGATATTATTAAATTTCCCTATGAAAAATTTAGCGATCATTTAATAGTCCGTTATTTGCTGAAAAACCACCTAGATAAAAATAATCCAACTACATCCTTTGATGAAAATAAACCGCTAGGCCGGTTAGTAGCAGCTAGATGGAATACACAGAGTATAAGTGGTTTACTGGAAGCTTTATTTATTCAAATTCCTGAACTACTTGAAAAAGAAGTAATGGAATTAACATCCATGCCATTATGGTGGTTTGAACGTCAATTTTTACAAAGTCTTATTTGGCGTAATCCAACTAAAATAACCCAGAAAACTAAAGATTATCTTAATGAAATATTCCAAGAAGAAAGAAACAAAGAAAAAGTTTATAATGTACTACTGACAGTAGCTACCGATCCTGAACATCCTTTAAATGCAAAATCTCTTCATCGTCATCTCATAAATCTGAGAATGCCAGAGCGCGATGAAATTTGGTCTATTTATTTATTCGATCAGTATGAACAAAAAGGGGCAGTCGATCGTTTACTTGAATGGGCATGGGAAACCGAAAAAGACCATATCTCAGATGAATCCATCGAACTTTGTGCAATTGCTTTGACATGGTTTTTAACAACATCTCATCGTTTTCTTCGCGATCGTGCAACAAAAGCTCTTGTTTCAATGCTACATCCAAGACCTCAAGTTTTAGTCAAAGTTATCGAGCAGTTTTTAGAAGTTGATGATATTTATGTATTAGAACGTCTTTATGCTGTTGCTTATGGAGTCGCAATGGTTAGCAATGATGCTGAAAAAATAGGAGAACTTGCCAACAAAATCTATGAATGGGTATTTAAAGAAGGTACACCACCAGTACATATACTTTTGCGTGATTATGCTCGTGGTGTTATTGAAATAGCTAATCATTTGGGTACTTTATCAGACAAGGTAGATATTGATAAAACTCATCCCCCTTATAAAAGTGATTGGAATCTCGATCTACCAACAGAAGAAGAATTAAAACTATATATTGAATTAATCAAGCTCGATTTTGACATCAATCTACCTCTATTACTATTACTTTTATTATTTAAGTCCGGGGATTCAAATTTTTTAATTATATGTAAGCTAAGAAGTGTTTCAAAGGAAACTAAATTTAATAGTCTTAAAGACGATCCTAAATGGAGCCTTGATCTTCTATACACATCAGTTATGCACTATCTTAGGGGAGGCGATTTTTCTCAGTATGTTATAGAATATCGTACTCATTACTGGTCTTCCTGTATATTAGGAGATCCAAAAGAACCCACTAAAAAAGATAGATATGAGCAATTTATAGACTCTCTTACAACTACACAGAAACAAGCATTGGAAGAATATCAAACAATATACGAAAATGTAAATTTGTATGAAGAATTAGATACGAAAAGTCGTATAGAATATTTTGAACAAGAATTTACAGACGAAGAATTGCAGGAAGCTGTTTCATGTGGTAAAGCATCTTTTTTGAGAATTGTTGACCAGGAAAAAGCAGAAAGTTTTGAAAAGTATGTTGTACCATTTTTAGAAAATCCAAGAGAAGATAAATGTCGGTTCGATACTTCTATTGCCAAACGCTGGATTGTTAAGCGAGTCCTTGAATTAGGATGGACAATTGATAAGTTCGGCTGGTTTGATAGACGTTGTGGTAGTCATGGTCGTGCTGCGAATAAACCAGAACGAATTGGTAAAAAATACCAATGGATTGCCCTTCATGAATTTCTTGGTTGCATGGCAGATAATTTAGAATTTAGATTATCTTATGGGTTAGATGAAGCATCTGAATCACCTGTTTATGAAGGAACTTGGCAGATAGGAATCCGAGATATAGATCCATCCTTTTTGTTAAAAAAAATTCCTGAATCTCAACAAAATAATCAAAAAAATTGGTTAAAATCTCTTGACTATACATTTGACGAAGTTGATAAACAAGGACAGATAGACTGGATAAAACAACAAGATGACTGTCCAGATCCATGTCAACTCATTGAATTAACTAATCCTAATGATCAAACAGTTTGGTTAACTCTTGAAGGTCATTATGGTTGGGCAGAAAAAGAACCTTTAGAAGAAGAAAAATATGAAACTTCTCAACGAGAAATGTGGTATCAGATACGAAGCTATATTGTGCGTTGTGAAAATATGGAAGAAACTTACAAATGGTTAAAAAATAAGAACTTTGAAGGGAGATGGATGCCAGAATCTGGAGATATTTGTGATTTTCTTGGCGAATTTTCTTGGGGTTTACCCTATCATACATGGAATGCAGATAATTATTGGGAGTCTCACACAAATAACGGAGACTTACCTTATCCAGTCGTTGTAACAACAGCAGAATATTCTGCTAGTAGTAGTTTTGATTGTTCAACTGATGAAACAATATCTGCTTTAATTCCTTCGGCTTGGCTAATGAAGAATATGAAATTAAGATGGTCAGGAGACTATTTTAAATTTAGGAATTCAAATAATGAAGTTGTTGCATTTAATCCTTTAGATGAACTGTCTCCAGCCAACTTTTTAATCTCCAAAAATAAACTTGTTAACTTTCTCACTGAAAATAATTTAGACATTATTTGGACAGTATTAGGAGAACGTCAATTGATTGGTGGAAATCATAATGAATGGCATGGACGCTTAGAACTTTCTGGTGTGTATCGGCTAAAAAATGGTGTAATAAATGGAGAAAAGCTGAATACTTGGCATAGAAAACCCGATTCTAAGTAGCTCTACCTAAAAAAAACGTAGGATAGATTGAGGCTAGTAGAAGGGGAAGTGGACTCGGAACCTATCGGCGGGGATAAGTGGCAACGCAGAATCGGGATCGCCATCTTTGAGTTATCCTAGAAACATACTTGATTCCCCGATCGCATTATGGTTGCTTTACCCGATCGCCTATCGATGAGTGCAGCAGAATACCTGACTTGGGAACCCACCCAAGAGGAACGCTACGAGTATTGGGATGGCGAAGTTGTCGCCATGAGTGGCAAAAGCCGCAATCACAATCGGATTTGCGTTAACTTCTTCAAGCTATTAGACGATCGCCTTAATCTGCCCTACGAAATTTACATCCTAGCTGTCAAAGTCCAAGTGGAACCAGGGCGAAAGTATTTTTATCCTGATGTTGTGGTAACTTGCGACGATCGCGATAACGATCCGCAATTGGTACAATATCCTTCCTTGATTGTCGAAGTTTTATCACCTTCAACGGAAGCTGTGGATCGCGGCGTAAAATTTGCTAAATATCGCCAATTTTCAACCCTGCAAGAGTACGTCTTGGTGCAAGCCGAACAGCCCGGAGTAGAGCTGTTTCGGCGCAACGAACAAGGGCTGTGGGTGCTGTCGGAGTATGCTTTGGGCGATACTTTGCGACTCGAATCAGTGGATGTCGAAATTGCGATCGGCGATTTGTACCGGCAAGTAAAGTTTTCTTAGATGCAGACGGCGGTTGAAACCGTACCTCCGATCTTCAACCCGCGGAGGCGGGTTTTGCTTGTGTAGGCGCGGTTTCAACCGCCGTCTTACTTGACTTCGCCATTTTTCTTTCTTTACAAAACTTGCCGTGGGGCGATCGGAATTTCAATAATAAACTCACTTCCCTCGGACGGTGCAGAAACGCAAGTCAACTTTCCGCCGTGAGAGCTCACAACAATCGAGTGAGAAATCGACAATCCCAAACCAGTACCCGAACCCACAGGCTTAGTTGTAAAAAACGGATCGAATATTTTGTGCAGCACTTCAATGCTCATTCCCGGGCCGGTATCAGCAATTCTAATTATCGCAGAATTCCTGTCAGTCACCTCTGTAGAAATTGTAATAGTAGGCTGTCTTTGAGAGCTTTCCGGGCAATCTCTTGCCAAAAGTAGCGCATCGATCCCATTTGTCAAAATATTCATAAAAACCTGATTCAACTGCGACGCATAACAAGTAATTAAAGGCAGCTTGCTGTAATTTTTAATCACATCAATACCCAAACGCCCGCCCTCTTTTCTCAAACGCGGTTGCAGCAGCATCACTGTACTGTCGATGCCTTCATGGATATCAACCGACTTCATTTGCGCTTCGTCGAGGCGCGAAAAATTCCGCAAGCTCAACACGATATCCCGGATTCTTTCGGCTCCGACTTTCATAGAATCCAGCAGCTTTTGCAAATCTTCGATCAAAAATTCCAGTTCGATAGTTTCTATTTCATCGATAATTTCATCAGCAGGTTCTGGGTAATGATGCTGGTAAAGATCGATTAATTTTAGCAAATCTTTAACGTACTCGCTGGCAGGGTTGAGATTGCCGTAAATGAAACTTACAGGATTGTTGATTTCGTGAGCTACGCCAGCCACCATTTGCCCCAAACTCGACATCTTTTCCGTTTGAATTAATTGAGCTTGCGTTAATTTCAGCTCGCGCAAAGTTTTTTCTAAACGCTCGTTCTTTTCATTTAACTCCTGCGTCCGCTCTTGCACTTTCTGCTCCACCGAATTGTAAAGCAGAGCATTGTCCAAAGAAATAGCAACTTGGGAAGAAAGCAGCCTTAAAACTTCCAAGCGGTGGGCATTAAACGCCCCGATAGTTAAATTGTTTTCCAAATAAAGAATGCCGATCAGTTTGCCTTGATTGACTATGGGCGTACACAAAAGAGATTTGAGCTGCTGTCTGCTGATGTAAGGATCTGCCGTAAATCGCCCCTCAGCAGCCGCATTGCTCAACACCACATCCGAGCGAGTCCTTTCCACAAAATTAATCACCGTCACAGGTAAATCCTGACATTGTTCAACAGGCGTAAATTGCAGCACAGCTACATCTTCAACAACGACTGACGCCTTAGCTGAAATTAACAGTTTTCCATCTCTGAGCAGGATTAAAAAACCAGATTGTGCCCCCGCATTTTCCAGCGATATCCTCATCAAAGAAGCCAGCAGTTTGTCGAGGACAATTTCGCTGGAAATCGCTAGAGATGCTTTCATGACAGTGCCTAAATCCAAAACTCTCGCATCGCTACCAGTAGAAGTATGAATAGTTGTGGTAGTTTGATTGTTTTGGAAACTTCCGTTGAGCGGCGTCATTTCCTTCAACTGCGGATACTTTTGTTCTAAATCTTGAACTTTGCGGACTGCTCCCCAGCGCAAGTAGCACGAGTGAGCTTCGCGCAAGTGGATTTTGGCATATTGATATTTGCCTTTACTCAACCAAAACTTGGCTGCTAGTTCGTTAGCCAGCGCTTCGTTTTGCACGAACTCGCTGTCTTGGGCTAAATTTATCGAAAAATCGTACAGCTCTACGGCTTCGGAATCTTTCTTGGAAATTCTGGCTATTTCTGCTTGTACTAACATATACTTGTGCAGAAAGTTTTCGCGACAGTTGTCAGCCCAAATTTTCATTTGTTTTTGATTGGCTTCTAACTTATCTAAGTATTGTTTTTGTTTGGTTTTTGAAACATTAGGAAAAACTGCCGCTAAAGTTAGAGAAAAGAAAAAATTCCATTCGGTAGCGGGGATGGCTCCGGTAATAAAAGATAGCTGCTTTTCTACTTCCAAAGCTAGTTGCAGCGCTTCGTTGAAGTTGCCGTACCAGTACATTACTTGGCATTTGCGAATCTGATACAGGCAGAGCGAGTACAAATTTTGATGAGCTTGACAGTTGTCTACGTATTCAGCCTCGGTGAACTCTTCGCTTTCAAATACAAACTTTTCGAGAGTGAGCTGGCTTAAGTTGCGGAGGATTAACTCCGCTCCTAATAATGTATCGGTTACAAGCTGATTTTTGGTTTTTTGGCTGAACTGCAAATACCTGCTGGTATCTGCCAGAATTTGCGAGATTTCTTTGCCTTGAAAAAAAGAATTCGCTATGCGGTTGGAGAGAATATAACCTGCGTATTCTAAGTCGCCTGATTCTAAGGCTGCTTGATATCCTTCATTGCTAATTGTGTGGGAATCTTTGATGTGATTGAACCAGTAATAAAAAATACTGACTAGGGAGGAACAAGCTCTGCATTTCAAGCCGATGTTTCCTGATTTTTCGCTTAAATTTAGCGACAGCATGGCAAATTGATATGCTGCTTTGTAATCTCCCGAAACTGCGTTTAAGAACATACCGTAGCCGGCGTAGCACAGGGATGCTTCGGGAACTAAACCGTAGGTGAGTGAGAGATTGACTCCTTTTAATACGCTGACTTTCCACAAATCGGGATTGTTGAGGTATGCCGATGTCAGCAAGTTGGTGATTAATTTGACTGCGACTTTTTTGTCGGGTACAGTCATTTCGGGTGCGTCAATTAAGGAAGCTATTTCTCTACCTGCTAAAAAGTTTGTGGCTGCTGCAAATTCTTCGGAGATGACTGTTTGCAGTCCGTCTAGCGGCAAGTCAATTCCGAGCAAGTTCAAAGCTTGGATTCCGGCTTTGACGGCTTCTTCGTACTTCGCGCGGAGGGTGTACTGCACGATCAGCAGGTTGTAAATTTCTACTTTTTCTAAGGGCGATCGCGCTTTTTGCAAAGTTATGTTGATAAATTCTTCAGAATGCTCGAAATAGCCGTTGAGATACTCAACGTTAGCGCGCTCCATGTGCAGGGCAAAGGCTAAGTCGTAGTGGGAATCCCAGATATCGGCGGTTAAACCGTCCATACCTGCGGTTAAATACTGCAAGGCAGCCACATAAGCAGTGGCATCTTTGGCTCGGCGGGCGGCGTCTAAATTCAGCGTTGCCAGTTCAATTAATTCTCGCTCGTCTCGAATTAGCGATCGCGCGACATTCAAGTGATCGACTAATTCAAAAATTCTGTCAGCGCGATACTCAGCCGGAGTGTTTTCGAGGATTTGCCGACCGATTTTGAGGTGAACGTCTTTTTTTTGCGAGTCGTCGATCAGGGCGTAAGCTGCTTGCTGCACGCGATCGTGCAAAAATTTGTAATTGAGAATCAACAGCGGAAACATCACGTAATCTAAGGACTTGCTTTCCAATTCCGAAGTTGGGAGAATCAGTCCCGACTTAATCGCCGGCAGCAACTGCGAAAAAGTTTCCGAGGCTTCTTTTTCATTAATTAAAGAGAGAGTATTCAAGTCAAATTCGTTGCCCAAACAAGCCACTAAACGCAAAACTTGCTGCGTTGGAGTCGGCAATTTTCTCAACTTTTGCACCATCAAATCTACTACATTATCAGTGATGGCGCACTGTTCAATTTGGGTCATATCCCAATGCCAGCCACCCTTGCTCCCCGACTGTGGCGGATGAAAAACTAGCAAGTTTTCCTGATACAATGTTTGGAGAAATTGATTTACAAAAAAAGGATTGCCGTCTGTTTTGCTGACAACGAGTTCAGCTAAGGGTTTGACAGATTCGCGATCGCTGTGCAAAGTCTCGGCAATCAAATGAGTGATATTGTCCACCCCCAGCGGCGCCAAAGCAATCTCATTAATGATGGCTTCCTGATTTCGCAGCGTCTCCACAGTCATCATTAAAGGATGAGTGGGACTGACTTCATTATCCCGATAAGCGCCAATCAAAAACAGATATTGCGTAGCTTCATCTGTCATCATCAACTCGATCAATTTGAGAGTAGCAGAATCTGCCCACTGCAAATCGTCGAGAAAAATCACCAGCGGATGTTCGGGCTGGCAAAACACGCGAATGAAATTTTGAAATACTAAATTAAAGCGGTTTAGAGATTCCGTCGGCCCCAATTCAGCTACAGGAGACTGAGCTCCGACAATCAGTTCAACTTCGGGAAGTACATCAATAATAATTTGCCCGTTTTGCCCGAAGGAAGTGCGGAGTTTTTCGCGCCAAACGGCTAATTGAGCTTCGCTTTCAGTTAAAAGTTGCCGCACCAATTCCGAAAAAGCGCTAACAACTGCCGAGTAAGGAATAGTGCGCTTGTACTGGTCAAATTTTCCCCAAATAAAATAGCCGCGCCTGCGGGTAATAGGTTTATCTAAATTCTTGACCATTGCAGATTTGCCAATGCCAGAATAACCAGCAATCAGCATCATCTCGCTGCGGGATTTATGCTGTCCTCTCGTCAGCACTGACAGGGAACTTTCTTTTTTCGATGTGACTTCTTTCTTGATGACAGAAATTTGGGACTGTTCGATGCGGTAGGAGCGATGGCTGGTGGCTGCTACCCGTTCAAAAGCGGCTAAAAGAGTCTCAAATTCTCGCTGTCTTCCATAAAGTTTTTGAGGGATTTGAAATTTGTCGGAAATATCTTGGCTGCCGAGAGCAAATTCGGAAATAAACCCTGATGTTTGCAACTGAAACAGACAGGATTCCAAATCTGCTTTCAGTCCCCAAGCACTTTGATAGCGATCCTCTGCGGCTTTTCCTAGTAATTTCATCACAATGTCGGAAATAGCTTGAGGAATTTCTGGCGCAACTTCAGCCAGAGGTAAGGGCTGTTTGGCGATGTGACAGTGAACTAACTCCATTGGATCGGTAGTGGTAAAAGGGAGTTGTCCTGCTAGCACTTCATAGAAGGTGACGCCGAGGGAATAAAAGTCCGTGCGGTAATCGATTACGCGGCTCATTCTCCCGGTTTGCTCCGGCGACATATAGGCTAAAGTGCCTTCTAAAAAATTGGGATTTTTATTAGGAACGTTTTCTTGATTTGATGCAGTTGAGATGCTAAAATCTATTAACTTTACTTTGCCTGTAGCTGGATTAAAAACTATATTAGATGGGTTAATATCTTTATGAATCACATTTTTGGCGTGAATTTCACCCAAGGTTTCGGCAACTTTGATGGCAGTTGTCAAAAATCCTAAAGTGGTAAATTTTTGAGAATTCATGAAGATTTTTAAAGATTCGCCTCCAAAATCTTCTAAAATCATTGCCAGACTATTTCTGACCTGCTGCAACTTGTATACTTTAACAACTCCATCCAGCAGGTTTAAGTTAGCAGTAATATCATATTCTCGCTTGTATCTATTCAGTTCTTCGAGAGTCGGATAGTCTTCTTTGATAAGTTTGATAATAACAGGTTGGTTGTCTTGCTCGTTGCGGCCGCGGTAAACTAGGGAAGTGCTGCTTTCATAAATGAGAGCGAGAACTGCAACGCCGGGAATTGCCATCATAGTTGGGTTCTCTCAAATTAGGTGTGCTTGGTCAATGTTATAGGACTTAATACGCGCGGCGGGCTAAAAACCCGGTTTCTTCGTTGCTAGTCGTTGACAAACCGCAGATTTTTTCGTATGAACCGGGTTTGTTTTGGTAAATCCTATGTTATCCTTCATTATCGCTCAAGACATATATTTTGGGATGTGTGGCAAGACATAGTGTATCCAGCCAAGAGCTGCTGCTGACTTCTGGCACAGGGGCTTTCGTCACCTCAGCATTTAGGTAAACAAAAGCACAAATACAGGATTTGTGCAAGTGCCAAGAAAGAGAGGCAGCTATTTTGCTATGCTGAAGCAACAATAAATTTTGAAGGTGGCGATCGCACGCACCGCTGACAAAAAACAATCTCAGCTTTTAGGAGATTGCTTGGGTTAGCTTCGCACCTGGGTGTTTTCTGAAAATACGCAAGCCATGACACATCCATCAAAGCCGTTAAAGGTGCAATGCTTCAGTATAGGTGCCTAGCGTCGATTTGAGATTTGCAGAATCTGATATTTGAGATT encodes the following:
- the avs2 gene encoding AVAST type 2 anti-phage system protein Avs2 — translated: MTKIDFKDIRTHKGSQDEGFEELCCQLASFEEVPKGSIFRRKGPGGDGGVECYWQLPNGNEKVWQAKYFRDQLGDSQWQQIDKSVKPALDKHPKLIEYIVCLHINRTDGRQEGQNSQMARWNKRVQKWKGWAEERDMKVDFVYWGESEILERLSRPQPQYAGRAYFWFNKQELTNEWMIQHFQEVRENAGARYTPEIHVDLPEAQIFEGLGRTDIFFDRIDNLYSQLCRKWKDAKKPSEDLQEKVPNVANSVNNLSKDINLLITALKKASDRQALSSIDFDSIACLSKKVFQYDSYTQIRQVNPSHNEQQGEKIGNRDINRSIEDLLQTVRNKIFKVKEIGEEIYDFATSDITAACNQGALLLTGEAGTGKTHLFCDIAKRRLDNSLPTIILLGQHFCQGDPWIHIMQRLHLSCHNRDEFLGALDAAAQACGSHAMILIDALNESDDKGLWKKELAGILAVLHNNYPRITIAVSCRTSYEKATIPENLVSEEKLVKVEHHGFANHEYIATKTFFNHYGIEQPNVPLLVPEFSNPLFLKTLCKGIKNRHLTRIPKGIKGISAVLNLFIDSINEVLCERIDYDDKTNLVRQSVEALARRMAEKEQPWIDREEAKNIVNSVLPHNNFSQSLFYNLRAEGLLSEDLIYRPSENEYEEQNQRVDIIKFPYEKFSDHLIVRYLLKNHLDKNNPTTSFDENKPLGRLVAARWNTQSISGLLEALFIQIPELLEKEVMELTSMPLWWFERQFLQSLIWRNPTKITQKTKDYLNEIFQEERNKEKVYNVLLTVATDPEHPLNAKSLHRHLINLRMPERDEIWSIYLFDQYEQKGAVDRLLEWAWETEKDHISDESIELCAIALTWFLTTSHRFLRDRATKALVSMLHPRPQVLVKVIEQFLEVDDIYVLERLYAVAYGVAMVSNDAEKIGELANKIYEWVFKEGTPPVHILLRDYARGVIEIANHLGTLSDKVDIDKTHPPYKSDWNLDLPTEEELKLYIELIKLDFDINLPLLLLLLLFKSGDSNFLIICKLRSVSKETKFNSLKDDPKWSLDLLYTSVMHYLRGGDFSQYVIEYRTHYWSSCILGDPKEPTKKDRYEQFIDSLTTTQKQALEEYQTIYENVNLYEELDTKSRIEYFEQEFTDEELQEAVSCGKASFLRIVDQEKAESFEKYVVPFLENPREDKCRFDTSIAKRWIVKRVLELGWTIDKFGWFDRRCGSHGRAANKPERIGKKYQWIALHEFLGCMADNLEFRLSYGLDEASESPVYEGTWQIGIRDIDPSFLLKKIPESQQNNQKNWLKSLDYTFDEVDKQGQIDWIKQQDDCPDPCQLIELTNPNDQTVWLTLEGHYGWAEKEPLEEEKYETSQREMWYQIRSYIVRCENMEETYKWLKNKNFEGRWMPESGDICDFLGEFSWGLPYHTWNADNYWESHTNNGDLPYPVVVTTAEYSASSSFDCSTDETISALIPSAWLMKNMKLRWSGDYFKFRNSNNEVVAFNPLDELSPANFLISKNKLVNFLTENNLDIIWTVLGERQLIGGNHNEWHGRLELSGVYRLKNGVINGEKLNTWHRKPDSK
- a CDS encoding Uma2 family endonuclease is translated as MVALPDRLSMSAAEYLTWEPTQEERYEYWDGEVVAMSGKSRNHNRICVNFFKLLDDRLNLPYEIYILAVKVQVEPGRKYFYPDVVVTCDDRDNDPQLVQYPSLIVEVLSPSTEAVDRGVKFAKYRQFSTLQEYVLVQAEQPGVELFRRNEQGLWVLSEYALGDTLRLESVDVEIAIGDLYRQVKFS
- a CDS encoding ATP-binding sensor histidine kinase — encoded protein: MMAIPGVAVLALIYESSTSLVYRGRNEQDNQPVIIKLIKEDYPTLEELNRYKREYDITANLNLLDGVVKVYKLQQVRNSLAMILEDFGGESLKIFMNSQKFTTLGFLTTAIKVAETLGEIHAKNVIHKDINPSNIVFNPATGKVKLIDFSISTASNQENVPNKNPNFLEGTLAYMSPEQTGRMSRVIDYRTDFYSLGVTFYEVLAGQLPFTTTDPMELVHCHIAKQPLPLAEVAPEIPQAISDIVMKLLGKAAEDRYQSAWGLKADLESCLFQLQTSGFISEFALGSQDISDKFQIPQKLYGRQREFETLLAAFERVAATSHRSYRIEQSQISVIKKEVTSKKESSLSVLTRGQHKSRSEMMLIAGYSGIGKSAMVKNLDKPITRRRGYFIWGKFDQYKRTIPYSAVVSAFSELVRQLLTESEAQLAVWREKLRTSFGQNGQIIIDVLPEVELIVGAQSPVAELGPTESLNRFNLVFQNFIRVFCQPEHPLVIFLDDLQWADSATLKLIELMMTDEATQYLFLIGAYRDNEVSPTHPLMMTVETLRNQEAIINEIALAPLGVDNITHLIAETLHSDRESVKPLAELVVSKTDGNPFFVNQFLQTLYQENLLVFHPPQSGSKGGWHWDMTQIEQCAITDNVVDLMVQKLRKLPTPTQQVLRLVACLGNEFDLNTLSLINEKEASETFSQLLPAIKSGLILPTSELESKSLDYVMFPLLILNYKFLHDRVQQAAYALIDDSQKKDVHLKIGRQILENTPAEYRADRIFELVDHLNVARSLIRDERELIELATLNLDAARRAKDATAYVAALQYLTAGMDGLTADIWDSHYDLAFALHMERANVEYLNGYFEHSEEFINITLQKARSPLEKVEIYNLLIVQYTLRAKYEEAVKAGIQALNLLGIDLPLDGLQTVISEEFAAATNFLAGREIASLIDAPEMTVPDKKVAVKLITNLLTSAYLNNPDLWKVSVLKGVNLSLTYGLVPEASLCYAGYGMFLNAVSGDYKAAYQFAMLSLNLSEKSGNIGLKCRACSSLVSIFYYWFNHIKDSHTISNEGYQAALESGDLEYAGYILSNRIANSFFQGKEISQILADTSRYLQFSQKTKNQLVTDTLLGAELILRNLSQLTLEKFVFESEEFTEAEYVDNCQAHQNLYSLCLYQIRKCQVMYWYGNFNEALQLALEVEKQLSFITGAIPATEWNFFFSLTLAAVFPNVSKTKQKQYLDKLEANQKQMKIWADNCRENFLHKYMLVQAEIARISKKDSEAVELYDFSINLAQDSEFVQNEALANELAAKFWLSKGKYQYAKIHLREAHSCYLRWGAVRKVQDLEQKYPQLKEMTPLNGSFQNNQTTTTIHTSTGSDARVLDLGTVMKASLAISSEIVLDKLLASLMRISLENAGAQSGFLILLRDGKLLISAKASVVVEDVAVLQFTPVEQCQDLPVTVINFVERTRSDVVLSNAAAEGRFTADPYISRQQLKSLLCTPIVNQGKLIGILYLENNLTIGAFNAHRLEVLRLLSSQVAISLDNALLYNSVEQKVQERTQELNEKNERLEKTLRELKLTQAQLIQTEKMSSLGQMVAGVAHEINNPVSFIYGNLNPASEYVKDLLKLIDLYQHHYPEPADEIIDEIETIELEFLIEDLQKLLDSMKVGAERIRDIVLSLRNFSRLDEAQMKSVDIHEGIDSTVMLLQPRLRKEGGRLGIDVIKNYSKLPLITCYASQLNQVFMNILTNGIDALLLARDCPESSQRQPTITISTEVTDRNSAIIRIADTGPGMSIEVLHKIFDPFFTTKPVGSGTGLGLSISHSIVVSSHGGKLTCVSAPSEGSEFIIEIPIAPRQVL